A region of Flavobacterium indicum GPTSA100-9 = DSM 17447 DNA encodes the following proteins:
- a CDS encoding alpha/beta fold hydrolase: protein MNYTQYKNTKIAYTDQGKGTAIVLLHGFLENSTMWKYLAPVLEKKYRVVCIDLLGHGQSDSLGYVHKMEDMADAVHQVLHDLKIRKAVFVGHSMGGYVSLAFAELYPEMMKGLVLMNSTSRADSEERILNRTRAIKAVKQNYVAAVRMSIANLFSEENRELLIDEIEWVKNEALQTPLQGIIAAQEGMKLRNDREVILHFAPYPILLILGKQDPVLNYEENKEQIENTAVQLVTFNDGHMSHIENKVELEKVLLDFLKKL, encoded by the coding sequence ATGAATTATACCCAATACAAAAACACCAAAATTGCTTACACCGATCAAGGTAAAGGCACTGCTATTGTTTTACTTCATGGTTTTTTAGAAAACAGTACTATGTGGAAGTATTTAGCTCCAGTTTTGGAAAAAAAATACCGTGTAGTTTGTATTGATTTATTAGGACATGGTCAATCGGATAGTCTGGGATATGTGCATAAAATGGAAGACATGGCCGATGCTGTTCATCAGGTATTGCACGATTTAAAAATTAGAAAGGCCGTGTTTGTGGGACATTCTATGGGCGGCTATGTTTCTTTGGCTTTCGCCGAATTGTATCCCGAAATGATGAAAGGTTTAGTTCTTATGAATTCGACATCCAGAGCCGATAGTGAAGAACGAATTTTAAACAGAACTAGAGCTATAAAAGCCGTAAAACAAAATTATGTAGCTGCCGTTCGCATGTCTATTGCTAATTTATTTAGCGAGGAAAATCGGGAGCTTTTAATAGACGAAATTGAATGGGTTAAAAACGAAGCGCTACAAACTCCTTTACAAGGTATTATCGCCGCTCAAGAAGGCATGAAACTGCGTAATGATCGAGAAGTAATTTTACATTTTGCTCCCTATCCTATTCTATTAATTTTAGGGAAACAAGATCCCGTTCTTAATTATGAAGAAAACAAAGAACAAATTGAAAATACAGCTGTACAATTAGTTACTTTCAATGATGGACACATGAGTCATATTGAAAATAAAGTTGAATTAGAAAAAGTGTTGCTTGACTTTTTAAAAAAATTATAG
- a CDS encoding fumarate reductase/succinate dehydrogenase flavoprotein subunit — translation MALDSKIPQGHISEKWTNHKNHLKLVAPNNRPKIDVIVVGTGLAGASAAASLGEMGYNVKAFCFQDSPRRAHSIAAQGGINAAKNYQNDGDSIYRLFYDTIKGGDYRAREANVHRLAEVSGNIIDQCVAQGVPFAREYGGLLDNRSFGGTQVQRTFYAAGQTGQQLLLGAYSALSRQIGLGRVKMYNRHEMLDIVKVDGKARGIIARNLITGELERHSAHAVIIASGGYGNVYFLSTNAMGSNVTAAWKIHKKGAFFANPCYVQIHPTCIPVHGTNQSKLTLMSESLRNSGRIWVPKKKEDAEAIRAGQLKPTQIAEEDRDYYLERRYPAFGNLVPRDVASRAAKERCDAGFGIEANDTNEGVYLDFSTEIKNKGKQAAYAQGNHNPSEAEIIALGKKWVEEKYGNLFQMYEKITAENPYETPMKIYPAVHYTMGGVWVDYNLMSTIPGCFVAGEANFSDHGANRLGASALMQGLADGYFVLPYTISNYLADEIRTGKISTDLPEFVDAENEVRQSIERFLNNNGSKSVDYFHKRLGHIMWNKVGMARNEQGLTEAIAEIAELREEFYKDVYVPGSANELNPELEKALRVADFMELGQLMAKDALLRKESCGGHFREEYQDAEGETLRDDENFSYVAAWEYQGSDAGKSVLHKEELKYEFIKIAARNYK, via the coding sequence ATGGCATTAGATTCTAAAATACCTCAAGGTCATATTTCTGAAAAATGGACTAACCACAAGAATCACTTGAAATTGGTTGCTCCAAATAATAGACCAAAAATCGATGTAATCGTTGTAGGTACAGGTTTGGCTGGTGCTTCAGCAGCTGCATCTCTAGGTGAGATGGGTTATAACGTTAAAGCATTTTGTTTCCAAGATTCTCCAAGAAGAGCACACTCAATTGCTGCTCAAGGAGGTATCAATGCAGCAAAAAACTATCAAAATGATGGTGACAGTATATATAGATTATTTTATGACACAATCAAAGGAGGTGACTACCGTGCTCGTGAAGCCAACGTACATCGTTTAGCAGAAGTTTCGGGTAATATCATCGACCAATGTGTGGCGCAAGGTGTTCCTTTTGCACGTGAATATGGTGGTTTGTTAGATAACCGTTCGTTTGGAGGTACTCAAGTACAACGTACTTTTTATGCCGCTGGTCAAACAGGGCAACAATTGTTATTAGGTGCTTACTCTGCATTATCAAGACAAATTGGTTTAGGAAGAGTTAAAATGTATAACCGTCACGAAATGTTAGACATCGTAAAAGTAGACGGAAAAGCACGCGGAATTATAGCAAGAAACTTAATCACTGGAGAGTTAGAAAGACATTCTGCTCATGCGGTTATTATTGCGTCTGGTGGATATGGAAATGTATATTTCTTGTCTACAAATGCAATGGGAAGTAATGTAACAGCAGCTTGGAAAATTCATAAAAAAGGTGCTTTCTTCGCGAATCCTTGTTATGTTCAAATTCACCCAACTTGTATTCCTGTTCATGGAACCAATCAATCTAAATTAACGTTAATGTCTGAATCATTACGTAATTCTGGTCGTATTTGGGTGCCTAAGAAAAAAGAAGATGCAGAAGCAATTAGAGCAGGACAATTAAAACCAACTCAAATTGCAGAAGAAGATAGAGATTACTATTTAGAAAGAAGGTATCCTGCATTTGGTAACTTAGTACCACGTGACGTTGCTTCTCGTGCGGCTAAAGAGCGTTGTGATGCTGGTTTCGGAATTGAAGCTAATGATACTAACGAAGGAGTATATTTAGATTTCTCTACAGAAATTAAAAATAAAGGAAAACAAGCAGCTTATGCTCAAGGAAATCATAATCCTTCAGAAGCTGAAATAATTGCTTTAGGTAAAAAATGGGTAGAAGAGAAATATGGTAACTTATTCCAGATGTATGAAAAAATTACAGCTGAAAATCCATATGAAACTCCTATGAAAATTTATCCAGCAGTACACTATACAATGGGTGGTGTTTGGGTTGATTATAACTTAATGTCTACTATACCAGGTTGTTTTGTGGCAGGAGAAGCTAATTTCTCTGATCACGGAGCAAACCGTTTAGGAGCTTCTGCTTTAATGCAAGGTTTAGCAGATGGTTATTTTGTATTGCCTTATACCATTTCTAATTATTTAGCAGACGAAATTAGAACAGGTAAAATTTCTACAGATTTACCTGAGTTTGTTGATGCAGAAAATGAAGTGCGTCAATCAATTGAACGTTTCTTAAATAATAATGGTTCAAAATCAGTAGATTATTTCCACAAACGTTTAGGACATATTATGTGGAATAAAGTTGGAATGGCTCGTAACGAACAAGGATTAACTGAAGCAATTGCTGAAATTGCGGAATTAAGAGAAGAGTTCTATAAAGATGTTTATGTGCCAGGTTCAGCTAATGAATTGAACCCAGAATTAGAAAAAGCTTTAAGAGTTGCTGACTTTATGGAACTTGGGCAATTAATGGCAAAAGATGCTTTATTAAGAAAAGAATCTTGTGGTGGGCATTTCCGTGAAGAGTATCAAGATGCAGAAGGTGAAACACTTCGTGACGACGAAAATTTCTCTTATGTAGCCGCTTGGGAATATCAAGGAAGTGATGCAGGAAAATCGGTACTTCATAAAGAAGAATTGAAATACGAATTCATTAAAATTGCAGCTAGAAATTATAAATAG
- a CDS encoding ChaN family lipoprotein, whose amino-acid sequence MKKLFLTFCLFGAHLIFSQDKMPFKIYDRSGQEVNYSKMLSVAKKNDVVLFGEIHNNSILHWLQLEFVKDLSVKNKLVLGAEMLERDNQDELNAYLAGSINQKKFDSVARLWVNYKTDYKPLVDFAKENKLAFIATNVPRKYASLVYKNDFKVLDTLSGERKNWVAPLPIEYDAELPGYKSMKDMGDGHISETLPKAQALKDATMAYSISQNLKEASVFVHFNGTYHSNNYEGINWYLRKFVPKVKIMTIATVEQENIDLFKKENNNLADFIIVVDSDVTKTH is encoded by the coding sequence ATGAAAAAATTATTTTTAACCTTTTGCTTGTTTGGTGCGCATTTGATTTTTAGTCAAGACAAGATGCCATTCAAGATTTATGATCGATCAGGTCAAGAAGTAAATTATTCTAAAATGCTTTCTGTTGCTAAAAAGAATGATGTAGTGCTCTTTGGTGAAATTCATAATAATTCAATACTGCATTGGTTGCAATTGGAATTTGTAAAAGATTTGTCTGTAAAAAATAAATTGGTTTTAGGAGCTGAAATGTTAGAAAGGGATAATCAAGATGAATTAAATGCTTATTTAGCTGGATCCATTAATCAGAAAAAATTTGATTCTGTAGCACGTTTATGGGTCAATTATAAAACGGATTACAAACCCCTAGTTGATTTTGCAAAGGAAAATAAATTGGCTTTTATTGCTACGAATGTTCCCAGAAAATATGCCAGTTTAGTCTATAAAAATGATTTTAAAGTCTTAGATACATTAAGTGGAGAAAGAAAAAATTGGGTAGCACCATTGCCAATTGAATACGACGCCGAATTACCAGGATATAAATCGATGAAAGATATGGGAGATGGGCATATATCTGAAACATTACCTAAAGCCCAAGCGTTGAAAGATGCTACCATGGCATATTCTATTAGTCAGAATTTAAAAGAAGCATCTGTTTTTGTTCATTTCAATGGTACCTACCATTCCAATAATTATGAAGGAATTAATTGGTATTTAAGAAAATTTGTTCCTAAAGTAAAAATAATGACCATTGCCACTGTGGAACAAGAAAACATAGACTTGTTTAAAAAAGAAAATAACAATTTAGCTGATTTTATAATTGTAGTTGATAGTGATGTAACTAAAACCCATTAA
- a CDS encoding WD40/YVTN/BNR-like repeat-containing protein yields MKKIFLCCLFLVQFALLGQEINFKEIVFQNIGPTIMSGRVVDLAVNPDNPTEFYAAYASGGVWYTNTNGNSFEPIMDTATTLNCGSLFVDWNTKTLWVGTGEVNASRSSYAGIGLLKTTNNGKSWEHLGLKDSHHIASIWVNPKDNNEIVVGVTGHLYSKNEERGVFKSLDGGKTWKNTLFINDETGIIDLVVAENNPNIMYAAAWDKMRAAWNFKGNGKNSGIYKSTDAGSTWTRIADASGFPSNEGIGRIGLALYDENTVYAVVDNQNLRPNSKNEKTKDANAALFSTEIIGAEVYLTKDGGKTWKKTNTTYIEDCFYTYGYYFGDITVSKTNQNRIYISGVPLLCSNDGGETFEAINKENVHADHHVVWTNPQNPNHIINANDGGVNISYDNGKHWIKCNNQEVGQFYTVNVDNQENYKVYGGLQDNGVWVGPNNYAPSYEWQQEGKYPYESIMGGDGMQVQIDANNANIVYTGFQFGNYFRIDRKGITERITPVSEDKKNPFRFNWQTPILLSVHNNDIVYMGSNFLHRSMKQGKKWEIISPDLTNGKVEGNVPFGTITSISESKFQFGLLVVGTDDGNVQLTKNSGVNWIKISDKLPQKLWVSRVRFSNFNKERIYVTMNGYRQDDFQSYVFVSDDLGQNWRSISTGLQQAVNVILEDAENENILYVGTDNGLYISIDKGENWADFSEGIPNVAVHDLVIQKKAKDLLVATHGRSLYKRNLKELYQMNTALKESKNLLFEIEDLVYSKQWGSKSYTWGSMVLPQLNIGFYFNTLNNATLTIKNKDNIVVYQHTYNAVKGLKKITFDVTIDEKTKKAIEKADASLKIHKGENNNYYLPVGKYFVELNDGAKTVKQPFEIKSEKLNFYDN; encoded by the coding sequence ATGAAAAAAATATTTTTATGTTGTTTATTCCTAGTACAGTTTGCACTGCTAGGACAAGAAATAAATTTTAAAGAAATCGTATTTCAAAATATTGGTCCAACAATAATGAGTGGACGAGTAGTGGATTTGGCTGTTAATCCTGATAACCCAACAGAGTTTTATGCAGCTTATGCTTCCGGAGGTGTTTGGTACACCAATACTAACGGGAATAGTTTTGAACCAATTATGGATACAGCAACCACATTAAATTGCGGTAGTTTATTTGTCGATTGGAATACAAAAACACTTTGGGTAGGAACAGGAGAAGTTAATGCTTCTCGCTCGTCGTATGCAGGAATTGGATTGCTTAAAACAACAAATAATGGGAAGAGTTGGGAACATTTAGGTTTAAAAGATAGTCATCATATTGCATCTATTTGGGTAAATCCGAAAGATAACAATGAAATAGTTGTTGGTGTTACGGGTCATTTGTATTCTAAAAATGAAGAAAGAGGTGTTTTTAAATCTTTAGATGGTGGAAAAACATGGAAAAATACGTTGTTTATTAATGATGAGACAGGAATTATCGATTTAGTGGTAGCAGAAAATAATCCGAATATAATGTATGCTGCTGCTTGGGATAAAATGAGAGCAGCATGGAATTTTAAAGGGAATGGAAAAAATTCAGGGATTTATAAAAGTACTGATGCAGGTTCTACTTGGACCAGAATTGCAGATGCTTCTGGTTTTCCATCAAATGAAGGAATAGGAAGAATTGGATTGGCATTGTATGATGAAAATACTGTTTATGCAGTTGTTGATAATCAAAATTTGAGACCCAATTCAAAAAATGAAAAAACGAAAGATGCTAATGCGGCTTTATTTTCTACAGAAATTATTGGAGCAGAAGTATATTTAACAAAAGATGGGGGTAAAACTTGGAAAAAAACAAACACAACCTATATTGAGGATTGTTTTTACACCTATGGGTATTATTTTGGAGATATTACTGTTTCTAAAACAAATCAAAATCGAATTTATATTTCAGGAGTTCCGTTATTATGTTCAAATGATGGAGGGGAAACTTTTGAAGCAATTAATAAGGAGAATGTGCATGCTGACCATCATGTGGTTTGGACCAATCCTCAAAATCCCAACCATATTATTAATGCTAATGATGGAGGTGTAAATATAAGTTATGACAATGGAAAACATTGGATAAAATGCAACAATCAAGAAGTTGGACAATTTTATACCGTTAATGTAGATAATCAGGAAAACTACAAGGTTTATGGGGGCTTACAAGATAATGGGGTTTGGGTTGGACCAAATAATTATGCTCCTTCTTATGAATGGCAACAAGAAGGTAAATATCCGTATGAAAGCATCATGGGAGGCGATGGTATGCAAGTGCAAATTGACGCCAATAATGCTAATATTGTTTATACTGGATTTCAATTTGGAAATTATTTTAGAATAGACAGAAAAGGAATAACAGAAAGAATAACTCCTGTATCTGAAGATAAGAAAAATCCATTTCGTTTTAATTGGCAAACACCTATTTTACTTTCGGTTCATAATAATGACATAGTTTACATGGGTTCAAATTTTTTACATCGTTCTATGAAACAAGGTAAAAAATGGGAGATTATTTCTCCTGATCTTACCAATGGAAAAGTTGAGGGCAATGTGCCTTTTGGTACTATAACGTCAATTAGTGAAAGTAAATTCCAGTTTGGATTATTAGTTGTAGGAACAGACGATGGAAATGTACAATTAACAAAAAACTCAGGAGTAAATTGGATCAAAATTTCCGATAAACTGCCACAAAAATTGTGGGTTTCAAGAGTGCGATTTTCCAATTTTAATAAGGAAAGAATATATGTAACCATGAATGGATATCGACAAGACGACTTCCAATCTTATGTCTTTGTTTCCGACGATTTAGGTCAAAACTGGCGTTCTATTTCTACAGGATTGCAACAAGCAGTAAATGTTATTTTAGAAGATGCAGAAAATGAAAATATTTTATATGTTGGAACCGATAATGGCTTGTATATTAGTATAGATAAAGGCGAAAATTGGGCCGATTTTTCCGAAGGAATACCGAATGTTGCTGTTCATGATTTAGTGATTCAAAAGAAAGCAAAAGATTTATTAGTTGCTACACACGGAAGGTCTTTATATAAACGGAATTTAAAGGAACTGTATCAAATGAATACTGCACTAAAAGAGTCTAAAAATTTACTTTTTGAAATAGAAGATTTAGTGTATTCAAAACAATGGGGTTCAAAAAGTTACACATGGGGAAGTATGGTATTGCCACAATTAAACATTGGTTTTTATTTCAATACTTTAAATAATGCAACATTAACAATTAAGAATAAAGATAATATTGTTGTTTATCAACACACCTATAATGCGGTGAAAGGATTGAAAAAAATCACATTTGATGTAACAATAGATGAAAAAACAAAAAAAGCTATTGAGAAGGCAGATGCGAGTTTGAAAATTCATAAAGGAGAAAATAACAACTATTATTTACCTGTTGGAAAATATTTTGTTGAATTAAATGATGGTGCTAAAACTGTAAAACAGCCATTTGAAATAAAATCGGAAAAACTGAACTTTTATGATAATTAA
- a CDS encoding succinate dehydrogenase cytochrome b subunit, whose protein sequence is MAKSAFLKSSIAKKYWMALTGLFLCLFLVGHLLGNLQLLAGRSTEAALQFNKYALFMTSNPAVKVLSYLTYISILFHAIDGIALAIQNKKARPVNYAYKNDSVSSSFSSRNMAVLGTLVLVFIATHMVNFWAKMHFDKNMPLQTIAAENMGQKVEFFVSTNNGLAGNDAFLGKFIPTNAVDGKYYFVEGNSIYLNREFKDIHDGNKLKKEKIKIAEGYKDLHKITIEFFKSKGKLFGAIPNEGLLFTIFYVFSMAVLGFHLWHGFQSAFQSLGVNNKFTPAIQFFGKVFSVIVPLLFAIIPLYIHFILK, encoded by the coding sequence ATGGCAAAATCAGCATTTTTAAAGTCATCCATTGCGAAAAAATATTGGATGGCATTGACAGGATTGTTCTTGTGCTTGTTTTTGGTTGGTCACTTATTAGGAAACTTACAATTGTTAGCAGGTAGATCTACTGAAGCTGCATTACAATTTAATAAGTACGCTTTGTTTATGACTTCAAATCCAGCAGTAAAAGTACTTTCTTATTTAACTTATATTTCAATTTTATTCCACGCTATCGACGGTATTGCTTTAGCAATTCAAAACAAAAAAGCTAGACCAGTAAATTACGCTTATAAAAATGATAGCGTAAGCAGTTCTTTTTCTTCGAGAAACATGGCAGTTTTAGGAACATTAGTTTTAGTTTTCATTGCTACTCACATGGTGAATTTTTGGGCTAAAATGCATTTTGATAAAAATATGCCATTACAAACTATTGCTGCTGAAAACATGGGACAAAAAGTTGAATTTTTTGTTTCTACAAACAATGGTTTAGCTGGAAATGATGCTTTCTTAGGGAAGTTTATTCCAACAAATGCTGTTGATGGTAAATACTATTTTGTAGAAGGTAATTCAATTTACTTAAACAGAGAGTTTAAAGATATCCATGATGGTAACAAATTAAAAAAGGAAAAGATTAAAATTGCTGAAGGATATAAAGATTTACATAAAATCACTATTGAATTCTTTAAAAGTAAAGGTAAATTATTTGGTGCTATTCCTAACGAAGGGTTGTTGTTTACCATTTTTTATGTGTTTTCAATGGCAGTTTTAGGTTTCCATTTATGGCATGGGTTCCAAAGCGCATTTCAATCATTAGGGGTTAATAACAAATTCACTCCAGCAATTCAATTTTTTGGAAAGGTTTTTTCTGTAATCGTTCCTTTATTATTTGCAATTATTCCACTTTACATTCACTTTATATTAAAATAA
- a CDS encoding succinate dehydrogenase/fumarate reductase iron-sulfur subunit: MASKNINIKLKVWRQKSGQTQGKLEDYTLNNVSTDSSFLEMMDQLNEQLVNERKEPIAFDHDCREGICGMCSMFINGRAHGPDTGITTCQLHMRSFKDGETIYVEPWRSKAFPVIKDLVVDRSSFDRIQQAGGFVSVNTSGNTIDANATPIPKADADKAFEAAACIGCGACVATCKNGSAMLFVGAKVSQYALLPQGKVEATQRVLNMVRQMDEEGFGNCTNTGACEIECPKGISLENIARMNREFLKASLK, translated from the coding sequence ATGGCATCAAAAAATATAAATATCAAATTAAAAGTTTGGCGTCAAAAAAGCGGTCAAACTCAAGGTAAATTAGAAGATTATACCTTAAATAACGTTTCTACTGACAGTTCGTTTTTAGAAATGATGGATCAATTGAACGAACAATTGGTTAACGAAAGAAAAGAACCAATTGCATTTGACCACGATTGTCGTGAAGGTATTTGTGGTATGTGTTCTATGTTTATTAACGGTAGAGCACACGGACCAGATACTGGAATTACAACTTGTCAATTACACATGCGTTCTTTCAAAGATGGAGAAACTATTTACGTGGAACCATGGAGAAGTAAAGCTTTTCCAGTTATCAAGGATTTAGTTGTTGATAGAAGTTCATTTGATAGAATTCAACAAGCAGGAGGATTCGTATCAGTAAATACTTCTGGTAATACTATTGATGCTAATGCAACTCCAATCCCTAAAGCGGATGCTGATAAAGCATTTGAAGCAGCTGCTTGTATTGGTTGTGGAGCATGTGTAGCAACGTGTAAAAATGGTTCGGCTATGTTATTCGTTGGGGCAAAAGTTTCTCAATATGCATTATTACCTCAAGGTAAAGTAGAAGCTACTCAACGTGTATTAAACATGGTACGTCAAATGGATGAGGAAGGTTTCGGAAACTGTACTAATACAGGTGCTTGTGAAATTGAATGTCCTAAAGGAATTTCTTTAGAAAACATCGCTCGTATGAATAGAGAATTTTTAAAAGCATCTTTAAAATAA
- a CDS encoding aminopeptidase P family protein codes for MKYLPINKELFIKNRKNFMAQMKPNGVAIFNSNDIYPVSADSTLPFAQHRDIFYLSGVDQEESILLLFPDAPYAHLKEILFLRETNEHIAIWEGEKLTKERAFEVSGIQSVYWLQDFKKVLKEVMMYADTMYINTNEHYRSSVETETREDRFIKWWKNEYPAHKVEKSNPILQRLRSVKDSIELDLMQTACNITEKGVRRLLNFVKPGVTEYEIEAELAHEFLRNRSKGFAYTPIIASGNNANVLHYIENNQVCQAGDLILLDVGAEYANYSSDLTRMIPVSGKFTDRQKQVYNAVLNVKNEATKMLVPGTLWKEYHVEVGKIMTSELLGLGLLDKADVQNENPDWPAYKKYFMHGTSHHLGLDTHDYGLLHEPMQANMVFTVEPGIYIPAEGFGIRLEDDVVIQPTGAPFNLMKNIPIEADEIESIMNS; via the coding sequence ATGAAATATTTACCTATTAATAAAGAGCTTTTTATTAAGAATAGAAAGAACTTTATGGCTCAAATGAAGCCGAATGGTGTTGCAATCTTTAATTCAAACGATATTTATCCAGTTAGTGCAGATAGCACCTTACCTTTTGCACAACACAGAGATATTTTTTACTTATCTGGTGTAGACCAAGAGGAAAGTATTTTATTATTATTCCCAGACGCCCCTTATGCTCATTTAAAAGAAATTTTATTCTTAAGAGAAACCAATGAGCATATTGCTATTTGGGAAGGTGAGAAATTAACCAAAGAACGTGCCTTTGAAGTTTCTGGAATTCAATCTGTGTATTGGTTGCAAGATTTTAAAAAAGTTTTGAAAGAAGTGATGATGTATGCCGATACTATGTATATCAACACCAACGAGCATTATCGTTCTTCTGTAGAAACCGAAACTCGTGAAGACCGTTTTATTAAATGGTGGAAAAATGAATACCCCGCTCATAAAGTTGAAAAATCGAATCCGATTCTACAACGCTTGCGTTCCGTAAAAGATTCAATTGAGTTAGACTTAATGCAAACGGCTTGTAACATTACCGAAAAAGGAGTGCGTCGTTTATTAAACTTTGTAAAACCGGGTGTTACAGAATACGAAATTGAAGCTGAATTAGCTCACGAATTTTTACGCAACCGTTCCAAAGGGTTTGCTTATACGCCGATTATTGCTTCTGGAAATAATGCGAATGTATTACATTATATTGAAAACAATCAAGTTTGCCAAGCGGGTGACTTAATTTTATTAGATGTTGGTGCAGAATATGCTAATTATTCATCTGATTTAACCCGTATGATTCCGGTTTCAGGAAAATTTACAGACCGACAAAAACAAGTGTATAATGCCGTGTTAAATGTAAAAAACGAAGCTACTAAAATGTTAGTTCCAGGAACATTATGGAAAGAATACCATGTTGAAGTAGGTAAAATCATGACTTCGGAATTATTAGGTTTAGGCTTGTTAGACAAAGCTGATGTACAGAATGAAAATCCAGATTGGCCTGCTTATAAAAAATATTTCATGCACGGCACATCACACCATTTAGGATTAGACACGCACGATTACGGTCTATTACACGAGCCAATGCAAGCGAATATGGTATTCACGGTAGAACCAGGAATTTATATTCCAGCTGAAGGATTTGGAATTCGTTTAGAAGACGATGTGGTGATTCAACCTACAGGTGCACCATTTAATTTAATGAAAAACATTCCGATTGAAGCTGATGAAATTGAATCGATAATGAACAGTTAG
- a CDS encoding Crp/Fnr family transcriptional regulator, with translation MSFPLEIIQTFFRPISLKKNDFFVKQGEICSNFCFIEEGILQHAILINEEEKTTYLSLKNSFTASLKSFLNQTPSRKSIKALHDCKLWIVNRKEFQDLMENNSQFKTFYFELIEKQICLIDDYRIDLLALTPEERYKKLLENEPKLLNEVPLHYLASFLGISTRHMSRIRKNIK, from the coding sequence TTGTCTTTCCCATTAGAAATAATTCAAACGTTTTTCAGACCCATTTCACTTAAAAAAAATGATTTTTTTGTGAAACAAGGCGAAATTTGTTCCAATTTCTGCTTTATTGAAGAAGGAATTTTACAACATGCTATACTCATTAACGAGGAAGAAAAAACCACTTATCTTTCATTAAAAAACTCCTTTACGGCTTCTTTAAAAAGTTTTTTAAATCAAACGCCCTCACGTAAAAGTATAAAAGCATTGCATGATTGTAAATTATGGATAGTGAATCGAAAAGAATTCCAAGATTTAATGGAAAACAATAGTCAGTTTAAAACATTTTACTTTGAATTAATTGAAAAACAAATCTGCTTAATCGACGATTATCGTATTGATTTATTGGCGCTTACTCCTGAAGAACGCTATAAAAAACTGCTTGAAAACGAACCGAAATTACTCAATGAAGTTCCATTACATTATTTAGCTTCTTTTTTGGGAATTTCAACGCGACATATGAGTCGAATTAGAAAAAATATAAAATAA